From a single Streptomyces liliifuscus genomic region:
- a CDS encoding GNAT family N-acetyltransferase → MLTQTTTRVLEPSDLDAALAVLDREPVANAFVASRVQVAGLDPWRLGGEMWGWYEDGMLTSLCYAGANLVPICATPRAVRAFADRARRAGRRCSSIVGPSDATSQLWRLLEPNWGPAREVRPHQPLMVTDRLPTDMAPDPYVRRIRKDEMETIMPACVAMFTEEVGVSPLAGDGGLLYQARVAELVGSGRSFARLDHNGRVVFKAEIGAATTEACQIQGVWVAPEYRGQGFAAPGMAAVLRYALADVAPIASLYVNDYNTAARATYRRVGFQEVGAFMSILF, encoded by the coding sequence GTGTTGACGCAGACGACCACCAGGGTCCTCGAACCGAGCGACCTGGACGCCGCGCTCGCCGTCCTCGACCGCGAGCCGGTGGCGAACGCCTTCGTGGCCTCCCGCGTACAGGTGGCCGGCCTCGACCCCTGGCGCCTCGGCGGCGAGATGTGGGGCTGGTACGAGGACGGCATGCTGACGTCCCTCTGCTACGCGGGCGCCAACCTGGTCCCGATCTGCGCCACCCCCAGAGCCGTACGCGCCTTCGCCGACCGCGCCCGCAGGGCAGGCCGCCGCTGCTCCTCCATCGTCGGCCCGTCCGACGCCACCTCTCAGCTCTGGCGCCTCCTCGAACCGAACTGGGGCCCCGCCCGCGAGGTCCGCCCGCACCAGCCCCTGATGGTCACCGACCGGCTCCCCACCGACATGGCCCCGGATCCCTATGTCCGTCGCATCCGCAAGGACGAGATGGAGACGATCATGCCGGCGTGCGTGGCGATGTTCACCGAGGAGGTCGGAGTCTCCCCGCTCGCGGGCGACGGCGGACTCCTCTACCAGGCCCGGGTCGCCGAACTCGTCGGCTCCGGCCGCTCGTTCGCCCGCCTCGACCACAACGGCCGGGTCGTCTTCAAGGCGGAGATCGGCGCGGCCACGACCGAGGCCTGCCAGATCCAGGGCGTCTGGGTGGCCCCCGAATACCGGGGCCAAGGCTTCGCGGCCCCCGGCATGGCAGCGGTCCTTCGCTACGCCCTCGCGGACGTGGCCCCGATCGCCAGCCTCTACGTCAACGACTACAACACAGCCGCCCGAGCCACCTACCGCAGAGTGGGCTTCCAAGAGGTCGGCGCCTTCATGAGCATCCTGTTCTGA